Proteins encoded by one window of Cloeon dipterum chromosome 4, ieCloDipt1.1, whole genome shotgun sequence:
- the Setd3 gene encoding actin-histidine N-methyltransferase, which translates to MGKKNKAKQANHKINLAPRKISPLKRNELNNIADKLLKICSNSGGLKEWDTFTEINKLLAKAVELESDMRVPVNDRSNAIPKFLEWLEENGALFKGISVATFEGYELGLKAEKDFEVGDMLMAIPRKTMLTLENARLSELGVLLCKDPMLQHMPNVALSLLLLHEKFKPNSHWAPYIALLPSEYTTVLYFSPSELADLKGSPAQEAALKQCRNIARQYAYFSKMFQNISGPACDLLREVFTYEQYRWAVSTVMTRQNFVISSDGKSMVNALIPLWDLCNHEQGRLSTDFLPEKDHSECLAWRRFSCGEQIFIFYGARPNSEFLVHNGFVPAENLHDTLAVRLGISHADPLGDKKRALLNTLTLPCSGEFLLHAGPEPVDAKFRAFLRIFSMSEEQLDHWLAKNEGSKDLEHNDCALDSELESKAWTFLKTRVTLLLASYNSSLQDDELLLQSRSINSYKRLAVQQRAAEKKILHETLTYAQQKLLQ; encoded by the exons ATGGGCAAGAAAAACAAGGCCAAGCAGGCCAACCACAAAATAAACTTGGCTCCTAGGAAAATTTCGCCCTTGAAgagaaatgaattgaataatattgcAGATAAACTATTGAAAA TATGCAGCAATTCTGGTGGATTGAAAGAATGGGATACATTCACTGAGATTAACAAGTTACTTGCCAAAGCCGTTGAACTTGAGTCAG ATATGAGAGTGCCAGTGAATGATCGATCAAATGCCATACCAAAGTTCCTTGAGTGGCTTGAGGAAAATGGAGCTTTGTTTAAAGGGATCAGCGTTGCCACCTTTGAAGGGTACGAACTTGGCCTTAAGGCTGAGAAAGACTTTGAGGTGGGCGATATGCTCATGGCTATCCCTCGCAAAACTATGCTTACCCTGGAGAACGCCCGACTCTCTGAGCTTG GTGTGTTACTCTGCAAAGATCCAATGCTGCAGCACATGCCGAATGTGGCCCTCTCGCTCCTCCTGCTCCATGAGAAATTCAAACCAAACTCTCATTGGGCACCATATATCGCTCTTCTGCCTTCCGAGTACACCACAGTTTTGTACTTCTCACCTTCAGAGCTGGCTGATCTAAAAGGGTCTCCAGCACAGGAAGCTGCACTGAAGCAGTGCAGAAATATTGCCAGACAGTACGCCTATTTCAGCAAAATGTTtcag AATATATCTGGTCCAGCGTGTGATCTTCTGAGGGAAGTTTTCACATACGAACAGTACAG ATGGGCCGTGTCGACTGTGATGACTCGCCAAAATTTCGTCATCAGCTCCGATGGCAAGAGCATGGTCAATGCGCTGATTCCCCTGTGGGATCTGTGTAATCATGAGCAAGGACGG CTCTCCACTGACTTTTTGCCAGAGAAAGACCACAGCGAGTGCTTAGCTTGGCGGCGGTTCTCGTGCGGCGAGCAGATTTTCATCTTCTACGGTGCAAGGCCTAACTCGGAGTTCCTTGTGCACAACGGTTTTGTGCCTGCAGAAAACTTGCACGATACGCTGGCCGTGCGGCTTGGCATCAGCCACGCAGATCCCCTCGGCGACAAGAAGCGAGCCCTTCTTAACACCCTGACGTTGCCCTGCAGTGGCGAGTTCTTGCTGCACGCAGGTCCTGAACCTGTTGATGCCAAATTTAGAGCCTTTCTGAGAATATTTTCCATGTCTGAAG AACAACTGGATCACTGGCTGGCCAAGAATGAAGGGAGCAAAGATTTGGAGCATAATGACTGTGCCTTGGATTCTGAGCTTGAATCAAAGGCATGGACATTCCTGAAAACTCGGGTCACCCTTCTGCTTGCCTCATACAACTCATCTTTGCAG
- the LOC135942278 gene encoding uncharacterized protein LOC135942278 has translation MTRFCWLPLLILAAGCCVAQDQWRPVADRIPKPSVLRPRYSVLSPEELVQRASAARVVPNPADTLIPLIQPVQVIQIEEYPSTFVVAEPLPTVSAALPSKVRQPPARKETRSYRKSYSTGRREQQTAAQKPKEQSANLKELLKQAGTLSLSEILQQKNLSLADFLQGKKTALTALKEQQSSENEVVTQKTAPTVTEVVRTESTSTSSTERPTTSTHYPEIVYRAPEEEAKRPNIYKAAHRTSYLKRSTTTPPPTYPEEDESERHWLSEDGEKSDSREDILELLQPGSPVSLAALLSSRNMTLAELMDHRERGSQQQSLTALFADLAKGVTTTRSPRVAESPKRKGKISRDPRLLDLPRRFTLPPEEVEEEEQEDLARNHNKVSVDHYDYVEDEEEEEAPGLPTAVKSAILASGGLLGVALLLFAAIFVGFRTYQRRQRGSRTPFIINGKHIRTVIKPASNKAIEDPNDF, from the exons ATGACGCGATTTTGCTGGCTGCCGCTTCTTATTCTAGCTGCAGGCTGCTGCGTGGCGCAAGATCAATGGAGACCAGTGGCTGACAG AATTCCTAAGCCATCAGTGCTGCGTCCCAGATACTCAGTATTGAGTCCAGAAGAGCTTGTGCAGCGGGCTTCTGCGGCTCGAGTGGTGCCCAACCCTGCGGACACCCTGATTCCCCTAATCCAACCTGTTCAAGTTATCCAAATCGAAGAGTATCCAAGCACTTTTGTTGTGGCCGAACCCCTGCCAACCGTTTCAGCCGCACTTCCGTCAAAAGTACGTCAACCACCAGCACGGAAAGAGACCAGATCATATCGCAAGTCATATTCTACAGGTCGTAGAGAGCAGCAAACCGCTGCTCAGAAGCCAAAGGAACAAAGTGCCAATCTGAAGGAGCTACTCAAGCAGGCAGGAACGCTGAGCCTGAGTGAGATCCTCCAGCAGAAAAACCTGTCCTTGGCTGACTTTTTGCAGGGGAAGAAAACGGCTCTGACAGCGTTGAAGGAGCAGCAGAGCTCGGAAAATGAGGTGGTGACACAGAAGACAGCACCGACAGTTACTGAGGTTGTCAGGACAGAGTCAACCTCAACCTCTTCAACGGAGAGACCAACCACATCCACACACTATCCTGAGATTGTGTACAGAGCACCCGAGGAAGAAGCCAAGCGCCCAAACATCTACAAAGCGGCGCATAGGACATCATATCTCAAGCGAAGCACAACTACGCCACCTCCTACATACCCTGAGGAGGATGAAAGTGAACGACATTGGCTCTCTGAAGATGGTGAAAAGTCAGATTCAAGGGAAGATATCTTGGAACTGTTGCAGCCTGGCAGTCCAGTCAGCTTGGCCGCTCTGCTGTCGTCCAGGAACATGACTCTGGCAGAGCTGATGGACCACAGAGAGCGTGGATCTCAGCAGCAGTCCCTCACAGCGCTTTTTGCTGACCTAGCCAAAGGGGTGACTACCACCCGTTCGCCGAGGGTAGCTGAGAGTCCAAAGAGGAAGGGAAAGATCAGTCGAGACCCCAGACTGCTCGACTTGCCAAGAAGGTTTACACTGCCACCTGAGGAGGTCGAAGAAGAGGAGCAGGAGGACCTGGCGAGGAACCACAACAAAGTCTCTGTTGACCACTACGACTATGTGGAAGATGAAGAGGAGGAAGAGGCGCCAGGACTGCCAACGGCTGTCAAATCGGCCATACTGGCGAGTGGAGGACTTTTAGGCGTAGCTTTGCTGCTATTCGCCGCCATATTTGTAGGCTTCCGCACTTACCAGCGCAGGCAGAGAGGTTCTAGGACGCCGTTTATAATCAATGGCAAACATATCCGAACAGTGATCAAACCCGCTTCAAATAAGGCAATTGAAGACCCAAATGACTTTTAG